Genomic window (Rossellomorea aquimaris):
TCATATCGGTCACTCTTCCCCTAGTATAGCCATACCATTAGGAAGCATGGGACGATTGAATACGTATAACCAAACATTTATTGTTGAAACCGGCATAAGAGAGGATGAGAATAAGTGAAGATCCATCAACTGGAAACATTCAGAACAGCTGTCCCCCTGCATACCCCTTTTAAAACTGCATTGCGCACCGTTGAAGTGGCAGAAGCCATAGTTGTGAAATTAACGTGTGATGACGGGACTGTTGGATGGGGAGAAGCACCGCCAACAGTTGTCATTACAGGGGACAGCTTATCCAGCATTGAATGGGCCATCCAACAAGTGATCAAGCCGGCCATCATGGGTAAGAGTCTCTTAAATTATGAACAGCTTTTTCAACAATTACATTCATTACTTGTTCGTAATTCAAGCGCAAAGGCAGCTGTAGATATGGCCTTATATGATTGCCTTTCTCAGCACTGCAATCTTCCACTCTATCAATTTCTCGGCGGGTACCGCCATGGGCTGGAGACCGATTATACTGTGAGCGTTAATAGTCCAAAGGAAATGGGTGAAGATGCAGAAGCCTATGTGAAGCAAGGCTTTAACGTACTGAAGGTAAAAGTGGGAAAAGATGATATCGAGACGGATATTAAAAGAATTCATGAGATCCGCCAACGAATCGGGTATGATATCAAAATTCGACTGGATGCCAATCAAGGGTGGGAATCGAAAGCGGCAGTCAAAGCGATTCGTAAAATGGAAAACCTTGATCTTAACATTGAGTTAGTCGAGCAGCCTGTATCTGCTCATGACATTGAAGGGCTGAAGAGAGTCACTGATGGTGTGGATACACTGATTATGGCAGATGAGAGTGTTTTTACACCATATCAAGCATTTGAAGTGTTAAAAACCCGCAGTGCAGACCTGATAAATATCAAACTCATGAAAGCAGGGGGCATTTATTACGCTCAGAAAATTAACGATCTTGCGGAGGTTTGTGGTGTCGAATGTATGGTAGGGAGCATGATTGAAACGCGCCTCGGGATTACGGCAGCCGCTCATTTTGCAGCAAGCAAGAAAAACGTGACACGATTTGATTTCGACGCCCCTCTTATGTTGGCAAAAGATATTGTAGTGGGAGGCATAGAATATAACGGTCGAATGATAACGATGCCCACCCAACCTGGATTAGGGATAGAGAGAGTACTAGTTTAAATGAATACTAGGGGGAATTAATATGACGACAAAAGCGCTAATATCAGTACCCGTATCAACTGTATGGACATCCAAGGATTCAGCCCGTGATTTGGATTCATCTGCCGTTTCCAATCCTGTGCAAATCAACGAATGGTTAGAATCCTTGACACATGAAACCCGGTTGGCTCTTTGCGATGAAAACCGTATACAATCTCAAGCTTTATTCGGACAGGAAGTAATGGTGATGGAAGAGGAGGACGGTTGGTCTCATGTGATCATACCAGACCAAGCCACATCCAAAGACAATCAAGGATACCCTGGTTGGGTCCCTAGCGTTCAACTTTCACACGGGGAGTTCCCTCAAACGGATACATATGCCATAATCACAAGCAAATTTGCGGATTTAATCAATGAGTATGATGAGGTAGAATTGGAACTCAGTTTCCAAACGACTTTACCCGTTGTGAAAGAGCATGATCATGTTATTGAGGTTATGACTCCGTTAGGTACACGCTTCTTAAAACAGAAAGATGTGATCATCTCAACTACACAGGTTAACGATCAAAAGAGTAGCGGCCAAGACATCGTCAATTCTGGAAAAACATTTCTTGATCTACCTTATTTATGGGGAGGGATGACGAGCTATGGGTTTGATTGCTCAGGCTTCAGCTATACCATGTGCAAGGCAAATGGTTATCTGATTCCCCGAGATGCAAATGACCAGGCAAAAGCCGGAAAAGAAGTAGCACTGGATCTATTAGAGCCTGGTGATCTTTTATTTTTTGCTTATGAAGAAGGGAAGGGAAGCATTCACCACGTTGGAATCTATCATGGTGACGGAAAGATGATCCACTCTCCCAATACTGGGAAAACCATTGAAATTATTTCCCTGAAAGGTACCTACTACGAGAAAGAGCTATGTATTGCAAGGCGCTACTGGGAGGAATCGGAGGAATCATCATGACGAATCACAAACTACTAGAAGTAAAGGAATTAAAAAAATATTTTCAGCTTGAAAAAGGTAAAACCTTAAAGGCAGTGGATCGTATTTCATTTGATATTTATAAAGGTGAGACATTCGGTTTAGTAGGGGAATCGGGTTGCGGGAAGTCGACGACAGGCCGTACCATTATCGGTTTGTATGACAGGACAGATGGGGAAGTCCTGTATGACGGGAGGAACGTTCATTCACTCTCTGAAAAAGAAAAGCTATCCTTTTATCGAAACATGCAGATGATTTTCCAGGATCCGTACGCTTCTCTTAATCCCCGTTCAACGGTACGTGAAATAATTGCAGAACCGATGGAGGCACACAATTTATACCGGGATAAAAAAGAGCAGATGGAACGTATTTATCAGTTGCTGGAAGATGTCGGGCTGAATAGGGATCATGCTAATCGCTATCCCCACGAATTCAGTGGCGGACAGCGTCAGCGTATTGGCATAGCACGGGCTCTTGCCCTTAATCCGGATTTCATCATCGCCGATGAACCGATTTCTGCTCTGGATGTTTCCGTTCAAGCTCAAATCGTAAACCTTCTGAAAAAGCTTCAAAAAGAAAAGGGTTTGACCTTTTTGTTCATTGCTCATGATCTTTCCATGGTAAAGCATATAAGTAAACGCATCGGGGTGATGTATCTGGGACATATGGTTGAATTAACCGAGAGTAAGGAGCTTTATAAAAAACCTCTCCACCCTTATACCCAAGCCTTACTTTCAGCTATCCCCATCCCTGATCCCGATGTAGAGGATGAGCGTGAACGAATGATCATTCAAGGGGAAATCCCCAGCCCGATTAATCCACCAAGTGGCTGTGTATTCAGAACCCGTTGTCCTGTAGCCATGGAAGCTTGCGCCAGCCATAAACCTAAATGGAAGGAAGTAGAAGAACAGCACTTTGTTGCTTGTCACTTGTACGACAATGAAATCACCAAGGATCATGACGAAGTAGCGGTCACAAAGTAAAGGATGAATAGTGAATGAACGTGAAATTATTAGAGGAAAGAATTCTGGACGCTATTGATAAATGCATAGGCAGAGTCAGTGTAGCCATTGACCTGCCAACACACTCCATCCAAATCAATAATGACACTCCTTTTTCTGCCGCAAGTTTAATCAAGGTTCCGATCTTACTTGAAGGCTTTCGTCAGGCAGAGCAAGGGAAAATCGATTTAAATGAAACGGTAATGGTCCCTAAAGAGGATAGAGTGGGAGGGGCAGGAGTGTTGTCAACACTCTCCGAAAATATTTCGCTGACGGTAGAAGACCTCCTCACACTCATGATCATAGTGTCGGATAACACCGCGACGAATCTAATTATCGACCGTATAGGATCAGAAGCAATAAATAACCTTTGTAAATCTTTAGCATTAAAACACACTAATCTTGGGCGGAAACTGATGGATTTTCAAGCAATGGAACAAGGGTATGACAATTTCACCTCTGCTTCTGATATCATCACCTGCTTACGTATACTGGACAAGAGCCCGCTATTCAGTGAGCAAAGCCGTGAAAAGATGCTATTTATATTGCATCAGCAGCAATTTGGTACCAAGCTTCCGGCAAGAATGGACAGGGAAAGAGTCTTTATAGCAAACAAAACAGGGGAATTACCTGGGGTTGAACATGATTGTGCTATTGTTCGGTATGAAGAAAAAACTGCCTACATAGTTGTATTAATTGATGGTCTTGGGGAAAGCGAATCTGCGCGAGACACAATTGCGGAAATCGGTAAGCTTCTATTTGATTATTTAACTAAGCCTGATTTGTAAAAAAGTGGCTTAGCCTGATTTGAATTTTCTCTATACCTCAAACAACCTTTACCATAAGAAAAGCATCCTAAATCTTCAGGATGCTTTTTGACTTTTGCAAATGTAAAAGCGCCGTGTGAAGACTGGCGAACGTGGGTATATGCTTAATTACGATGCCCAGGTTGACCATGGTTTGAGCGATTTCGGGCCTTATGCCTGTTAGGATTGCTTGAATTCCAGCTAATTTAAGCGCAGCTACAACTTTGATGAGTTGATCTGCTACCATTGTATCCACAACCGACACTCCGGACAAGTCAATAATCAGATAATTCAGCTCCAATGAAGCTCCTTCTGATAGTGCCCTTTCCATTAAATCCTTCGCACGTCCTGAATTTATATCTCCTATAAGAGGAAGAACGGCAATCGTATTTGTCACTTTCACAATCGGTATAGAAAGTTCAGAGCTGACCGTTCCTGCAAGGGAATTAGAATAGGAAACAGTAAGGCGATAAATGGCTCGATCCACTCCTGAATGAAAAAGAGAAAGAATGTCATAAAACGTTTCTAAGGACAGTTCATTCTCAATTGCGTTAGTTTTAATTAATTTTCCAATTTCATGCCGGAAGTAATGAAGATCTCCTAGAGCTACTTCAAGTGAAATTTCCAACTGCTTAAATAAAGTAATAGTAGAACATGCCCATTTATCAATTGATTGTTGAATATCATGAGAACGCAGTGATTGGGCTAAATGCTCAATCATTTCCCCTCTCCATTTTCGCAGGGGTACATTTACAATATTAGGGTAAGAAGTATCATTGTTTGTTCTTTCTTGAATCAAATTAATTTTTGAATCTACTATGTTGTTAATGAATTCAAGGTACTTGTTTTCGTCATGAATTGCATTCATTGACATATAATAACCCCCTACTAATGATCAAAATTGCGAGTTTTACAATTATGTAAATATATTTGGAAAAAGGATAGAGGAATCGCTGGATTTTATGTTATGCTTTTCAATAAAGAGTACATAAGCAATGATACTAAATGAGGACGTATAGATATCTCATGAAGAGATCACTTTACAAGAAGAAGATTCACAACATGATGAAGATTAAAGAGTAGGTCATTTAAATACTTTCCTACTATTCTATTATATCGAATGATACCATTTGGGAATGTTTCTGTTTAGCCACCCTCTAATAGATTTTATACATTGCTTTTCTGCCATTAAGGTTCAGAAAGGGGTACTGAGGATTGAATAAAAGAACTTGGCTTATTAAGTTGAGAAAAATGAAAAAGATGACCCAACAGGAAGTGGCTTCGAAAGCTTTCATTGAAAGGTCCTACTATGCCCAAATCGAGAACGGGATCCGCAAACCGAGCAGTGAGGTCACTGTAAAGCTTGGTGAAGTATTGGACTTCCATGCATCCAGCTTTAATCTCGAGGAAAATCCATTCTCGATTGCTTTACAGAATGCACCTGTCGTGCTCGCACATTGTGATACTCAATTACGCTATACCTGGATATTTAATACTCCTGATCTTGTTCCAGACGATCACATTGGAAAAACCGACGTAGAGCTTGATAATAATGAAGGGAATAGGGCATTAATGAAGTTGAAAGAGGAAGTATTAGAAGAAAAGGCCCCCATCAATCGAGTGATCTCGATTACTTTAAAAACAGGAACGATTTCCTATAATGTATACGCCCACCCCCTATTAAATGAAGAAGGCACCATTATCGGTGTGGCCACTGCTTCTACTGAAATAAATATCTCCCACCCTAAAGATGATCTCGATTAGCATACATATTGAATTGATACTAAAGGCGTGCATCCCAATGAGGAAGCACGCTTTTTATTATAAATCAAATCCCTTTACATACCGTAATGGGGTATAGTATATTTAGAGCATGGAGGTGGGAAAATGACCGATGAAAAGAATGAAAGATATCCTGAGATTAACCCATCCGTGATTCAAGAAGAAGAGCGTGTTATAGATCATGCTGCGTGCTCAGACGAACAAGTTCGGAAAAGCCATCATTCTGATAATGTTAAGAAAAACCTTGTAACTCGATTAAATCGAATTGAAGGTCAAATAAGAGGAATTAAAGGCTTGATTGAGCGCGATACGTATTGTGATGATGTCATTACACAAATATCCGCCACTCAATCTGCCCTCAACAGCGTAGCCAAAATTCTATTAGAAGGTCATATGAAAACATGTGTTCTTGATCGGATTCAAGAAGGTGACACAGAAGTATTAGATGAAGTTATGGTTACCATTCAAAAACTTATGAAAAAATAAAGGAGTGTATACAGATGCAAAAAGAATCGTTAACAGTGGAAGGTATGTCTTGCGGACATTGTGTTAAAGCAATTGAAGGCAGTGTTGCTAAATTAGCCGGTGTGAAATCGGTGCGAGTAAGTCTGGAAGGAAAGAAAGTAGAAGTTGAATTCGATGATTCACAAGTAAAGCTTGATGACATCAAAGAAACAATCGATGATCAGGGATATGATGTTGTGTAAGGATACTGTGCTTTCTCAGCACGGTTTTCTTTTACAAAGAAGTATACCCCGTATAGGTATGGAGGGTTGAGATATGGCTCAGCATAAAGAAAGCAATATAGATATAACAGGAATGACTTGCGCTGCATGTGCGAATCGAATCGAAAAAGGTTTAAATAAAATGGAAGGTGTAGAAAAGGCAGCGGTCAACTTCGCGATGGAGAAAGCAGCGGTAAAATACAATCCTGAAGTAGTGAAACCAATGGATCTTCAAAAAGTGATTCGAGATCTAGGTTATGACGTACAACTCGAAAAAACCGAGTTTGATATTAGCGGGATGACCTGTGCCGCTTGTTCTGCAAGAATCGAGAAAGTATTAAATAAGCAAGATGGTATACAACATGCAACGGTTAATTTGGCCTTAGAAAAAGCAACCATTGAGTATGCCCCTGGGACAATCTCGACAGATGAAATCATTAAAAAGGTTGATTCAATTGGCTACCGTGCAACAGTGAAAAATGATGACAATCAAGAAGAACAAACCGATCATAAACTTCAGGAGATTCAGAAGCAAAAGCGTAAATTCATATGGTCACTATTATTATCTCTGCCCCTATTATGGTCAATGGTCAGTCATTTTGAATTTACATCGTTCATCCCATTACCTGAAATCTTAATGAACCCTTGGGTGCAAATGGCTTTAGCAACACCTGTACAGTTTATTATCGGGAAACAATTTTACGTTGGTGCTTATAAAGCATTAAAGAACAATAGTGCCAATATGGATGTATTGGTTGCACTTGGTACATCTGCTGCTTACTTTTACAGTGTGTTTCTTGCTTATAGGTCCATTGGATCGGGAATGCATATGGTTGAGTTATATTTTGAAACAAGTGCCATTTTAATCACACTCATTATTCTCGGAAAATTGTTTGAAGCCAAGGCAAAAGGTCGTTCTTCTCAAGCCATAAAGAAGCTTATGGGTCTTCAAGCTAAAACAGCAACGGTGGAAAGAGACGGGAATGAAGTGGAAATTCCTTTAGAAGGCGTTGTAGCAGGAGATATTGTATACATCAAACCAGGTGAAAAAGTACCTGTAGATGGAGAAGTCATCGAAGGTCGTTCAGTACTTGATGAATCGATGATTACAGGAGAAAGCGTTCCGGTGGATAAATCTATAGGTGATACATTAATCGGTGCCACAATGAATAAAAACGGATTCCTTAAAATGAAAGCTACAAAGGTAGGAAGGGATACAGCTCTGGCACAAATTATCAAAGTGGTGGAGGATGCTCAAGGTTCCAAGGCTCCTATTCAAAGGTTAGCGGATACAATATCGGGAATATTT
Coding sequences:
- a CDS encoding metal-sensitive transcriptional regulator, with protein sequence MTDEKNERYPEINPSVIQEEERVIDHAACSDEQVRKSHHSDNVKKNLVTRLNRIEGQIRGIKGLIERDTYCDDVITQISATQSALNSVAKILLEGHMKTCVLDRIQEGDTEVLDEVMVTIQKLMKK
- a CDS encoding dipeptide epimerase, which codes for MKIHQLETFRTAVPLHTPFKTALRTVEVAEAIVVKLTCDDGTVGWGEAPPTVVITGDSLSSIEWAIQQVIKPAIMGKSLLNYEQLFQQLHSLLVRNSSAKAAVDMALYDCLSQHCNLPLYQFLGGYRHGLETDYTVSVNSPKEMGEDAEAYVKQGFNVLKVKVGKDDIETDIKRIHEIRQRIGYDIKIRLDANQGWESKAAVKAIRKMENLDLNIELVEQPVSAHDIEGLKRVTDGVDTLIMADESVFTPYQAFEVLKTRSADLINIKLMKAGGIYYAQKINDLAEVCGVECMVGSMIETRLGITAAAHFAASKKNVTRFDFDAPLMLAKDIVVGGIEYNGRMITMPTQPGLGIERVLV
- a CDS encoding C40 family peptidase, translating into MTTKALISVPVSTVWTSKDSARDLDSSAVSNPVQINEWLESLTHETRLALCDENRIQSQALFGQEVMVMEEEDGWSHVIIPDQATSKDNQGYPGWVPSVQLSHGEFPQTDTYAIITSKFADLINEYDEVELELSFQTTLPVVKEHDHVIEVMTPLGTRFLKQKDVIISTTQVNDQKSSGQDIVNSGKTFLDLPYLWGGMTSYGFDCSGFSYTMCKANGYLIPRDANDQAKAGKEVALDLLEPGDLLFFAYEEGKGSIHHVGIYHGDGKMIHSPNTGKTIEIISLKGTYYEKELCIARRYWEESEESS
- a CDS encoding serine hydrolase, producing the protein MNVKLLEERILDAIDKCIGRVSVAIDLPTHSIQINNDTPFSAASLIKVPILLEGFRQAEQGKIDLNETVMVPKEDRVGGAGVLSTLSENISLTVEDLLTLMIIVSDNTATNLIIDRIGSEAINNLCKSLALKHTNLGRKLMDFQAMEQGYDNFTSASDIITCLRILDKSPLFSEQSREKMLFILHQQQFGTKLPARMDRERVFIANKTGELPGVEHDCAIVRYEEKTAYIVVLIDGLGESESARDTIAEIGKLLFDYLTKPDL
- a CDS encoding STAS domain-containing protein, which encodes MSMNAIHDENKYLEFINNIVDSKINLIQERTNNDTSYPNIVNVPLRKWRGEMIEHLAQSLRSHDIQQSIDKWACSTITLFKQLEISLEVALGDLHYFRHEIGKLIKTNAIENELSLETFYDILSLFHSGVDRAIYRLTVSYSNSLAGTVSSELSIPIVKVTNTIAVLPLIGDINSGRAKDLMERALSEGASLELNYLIIDLSGVSVVDTMVADQLIKVVAALKLAGIQAILTGIRPEIAQTMVNLGIVIKHIPTFASLHTALLHLQKSKSILKI
- a CDS encoding heavy metal translocating P-type ATPase, translated to MAQHKESNIDITGMTCAACANRIEKGLNKMEGVEKAAVNFAMEKAAVKYNPEVVKPMDLQKVIRDLGYDVQLEKTEFDISGMTCAACSARIEKVLNKQDGIQHATVNLALEKATIEYAPGTISTDEIIKKVDSIGYRATVKNDDNQEEQTDHKLQEIQKQKRKFIWSLLLSLPLLWSMVSHFEFTSFIPLPEILMNPWVQMALATPVQFIIGKQFYVGAYKALKNNSANMDVLVALGTSAAYFYSVFLAYRSIGSGMHMVELYFETSAILITLIILGKLFEAKAKGRSSQAIKKLMGLQAKTATVERDGNEVEIPLEGVVAGDIVYIKPGEKVPVDGEVIEGRSVLDESMITGESVPVDKSIGDTLIGATMNKNGFLKMKATKVGRDTALAQIIKVVEDAQGSKAPIQRLADTISGIFVPIVVGIAVLTFLVWYIWVEPGNFAEALEKLIAVLVIACPCALGLATPTSIMAGSGRSAEFGILFKGGEHLESTHGITTVILDKTGTVTNGEPVLTDVKVETGFDEENFLALVGAVERSSEHPLAVSIVKGIKEKGIPLLGSEDFDSIPGYGVKAKVEGTDVVIGTTKLMEQEGVHIDYVLETKLALETEGKTVMLVAFNGNYAGLVAVADTIKDTSKQAIQRLKDMELEVIMITGDNQRTAEAIAKEAGIQHVIAEVLPEGKAMEVQKLQEDGKKVAMVGDGINDAPALAMADIGMAIGTGTDVAMEAADITLIRGDLNSIADAIFMSKKTIRNIKQNLFWALAYNSLGIPVAAIGLLAPWLAGAAMAFSSVSVVLNALRLQRVKL
- a CDS encoding oligopeptide/dipeptide ABC transporter ATP-binding protein, yielding MTNHKLLEVKELKKYFQLEKGKTLKAVDRISFDIYKGETFGLVGESGCGKSTTGRTIIGLYDRTDGEVLYDGRNVHSLSEKEKLSFYRNMQMIFQDPYASLNPRSTVREIIAEPMEAHNLYRDKKEQMERIYQLLEDVGLNRDHANRYPHEFSGGQRQRIGIARALALNPDFIIADEPISALDVSVQAQIVNLLKKLQKEKGLTFLFIAHDLSMVKHISKRIGVMYLGHMVELTESKELYKKPLHPYTQALLSAIPIPDPDVEDERERMIIQGEIPSPINPPSGCVFRTRCPVAMEACASHKPKWKEVEEQHFVACHLYDNEITKDHDEVAVTK
- a CDS encoding helix-turn-helix domain-containing protein, with the protein product MNKRTWLIKLRKMKKMTQQEVASKAFIERSYYAQIENGIRKPSSEVTVKLGEVLDFHASSFNLEENPFSIALQNAPVVLAHCDTQLRYTWIFNTPDLVPDDHIGKTDVELDNNEGNRALMKLKEEVLEEKAPINRVISITLKTGTISYNVYAHPLLNEEGTIIGVATASTEINISHPKDDLD
- the copZ gene encoding copper chaperone CopZ translates to MQKESLTVEGMSCGHCVKAIEGSVAKLAGVKSVRVSLEGKKVEVEFDDSQVKLDDIKETIDDQGYDVV